The stretch of DNA TCATTGCGGCCGATTTTCGGTTCTTTGCGAATCGGCGGACCGGAGACCATGTCGCCATCCACATAATACCAGACACCATCTTCCTGACGAAAATGACTGCGTTCACGATGGGAGAGTGTTTCGCCATCAATGGCGTAGTTGGCGGAAAATTCCACGATACCGTCCGTATCGTTTTCCAGACCGGCCCACGTCTCGTGAACCGTCAATCCCAGCCATTCGGCTCTTTCTGACCATTCCCGGACAGAAGCGTCGTCGTGGCCTTCGAGTGTTTCAGGAGCCAGGCTGGTTTTGAGATAG from Pseudodesulfovibrio sp. JC047 encodes:
- a CDS encoding YchJ family protein gives rise to the protein MSQTCPCGSGKATAECCGPYISGEATAPTAEAVMRARYSAYVLHELDYLKTSLAPETLEGHDDASVREWSERAEWLGLTVHETWAGLENDTDGIVEFSANYAIDGETLSHRERSHFRQEDGVWYYVDGDMVSGPPIRKEPKIGRNEPCPCGSGKKYKKCCGR